Part of the SAR324 cluster bacterium genome is shown below.
CAGGATGAGCACAGTGATGACATTGCATCCTTAGATCTCCAAATCTTGGAGATTACTTCATTTGTCTTAACGACGCAACTGCGCCAACCCCAAAATGATGGTGTTTGTGTATTCAGAGTTTTTTCGAAGCACAATGATAGCCCAGTTAAACGCATTACAGCAATGGTTACAGGTCATCTTGAGGGTGGAAAACTTGCTCGTCATAAAATTGTCAGAGAAGTTTTGGACTACGATCCTGCAGAAAATCAGGACTGGGACTGGGAAGATTACGAGTGAACGAGACAGGGGACTCCCTTACCTTCCCAAAATTCTGCTGGTGGGGCGTAGTGGTTTGAGGAGTGCTGGGATGGAGTGTCGCATCACAGGAGCTTTGCACAGGGTGATGCGACCATGTGTGAGGAAAGAACTGGCTACTTGGAAAACATTTTTTTCAATTCTTCGATATCGTATTGGTTCGCGTAAAGCATCGTACTGTTGATGGCAATGAGTCCAGCCATCATCGCAACACTCTTGATCTCCTCATCGGTAGCGCCAGCCGCTTTTGCCATTGCTGTGTGAGCCAGAATACAATACTCACATTTCATCCCTGCAGATGCAGCCAAACTAATCAACTGGAACGTTTTTGCATCAAATCCAGAGCCTTTCTGGAAGTTTGCTTCATTCATCAACATTTCAGTGTATTTTCCCTCCATAGCCTTAGGCTCCAAGGGTGTCAGAA
Proteins encoded:
- a CDS encoding carboxymuconolactone decarboxylase family protein, yielding MKKLTIILFLLFPISVAFGGGHSKGHPILTPLEPKAMEGKYTEMLMNEANFQKGSGFDAKTFQLISLAASAGMKCEYCILAHTAMAKAAGATDEEIKSVAMMAGLIAINSTMLYANQYDIEELKKMFSK